One window of Mus caroli chromosome 11, CAROLI_EIJ_v1.1, whole genome shotgun sequence genomic DNA carries:
- the Cbx8 gene encoding chromobox protein homolog 8: protein MELSAVGERVFAAEALLKRRIRKGRMEYLVKWKGWSQKYSTWEPEENILDARLLAAFEEREREMELYGPKKRGPKPKTFLLKAQAKAKAKTYEFRSDSTRGIRIPYPGRSPQDLASTSRAREGLRNTGLPPPGSSTSTCRADPPRDRDRERDRGASRVDDKPSSPGDSSKKRGPKPRKEPLDPSQRPLGEPSAGLGEYLKGRKLDETPSGTGKFPAGHSVIQLARRQDSDLVQYGVTSPSSAEASSKLAVDTFPARVIKQRAAFLEAKGQGALDPGGARVRHSSGTPGSVGSLYRDMGAQGGRPSLIARIPVARILGDPEEESWSPSLTNLEKVVVTDVTSNFLTVTIKESNTDQGFFKEKR from the exons ATGGAGCTCTCGGCGGTGGGGGAGCGGGTGTTCGCGGCCGAAGCCCTCCTGAAGCGGCGCATTCGCAAA GGACGCATGGAATATCTCGTGAAATGGAAGGGCTGGTCGCAGAA GTACAGCACGTGGGAGCCCGAAGAAAATATTCTGGATGCTCGCCTCCTTGCAGCCTTTGAGGAAAG ggaacGGGAGATGGAGCTCTATGGCCCCAAAAAGCGAGGACCCAAGCCTAAAACCTTCCTTCTCAAG GCCCAGGCCAAGGCAAAGGCCAAAACCTATGAATTCAGAAGTGACTCTACCAGAGGCATCCGGATCCCTTACCCAGGCCGCTCACCCCAGGATTTGGCATCTACTTCCAGGGCCCGAGAGGGCCTGCGGAACACGGGGTTACCCCCACCAGGGAGCAGCACCAGTACCTGCAGGGCAGACCCACCTCGGGACCGAGACCGAGAGAGGGACAGGGGTGCCAGCCGTGTAGACGACAAGCCCAGCTCACCGGGGGACAGCTCCAAGAAACGAGGACCGAAACCCAGGAAGGAGCCCTTGGACCCTTCACAGAGACCTTTGGGAGAGCCCAGTGCTGGCCTTGGAGAGTACCTGAAAGGCAGGAAGCTGGATGAGACCCCTTCTGGGACAGGAAAGTTCCCAGCTGGCCACAGTGTGATCCAGCTTGCTCGAAGGCAGGACTCAGACCTGGTGCAATATGGTGTGACCAGTCCTAGCTCAGCAGAGGCCTCGAGCAAGTTGGCTGTGGACACCTTTCCAGCCAGGGTAATAAAGCAGAGGGCTGCTTTCCTGGAGGCCAAAGGCCAAGGTGCCCTGGACCCTGGTGGTGCCAGGGTCCGACATAGTTCAGGCACCCCAGGCTCAGTGGGAAGCCTGTATCGGGACATGGGGGCGCAAGGGGGAAGGCCCTCCCTCATCGCCAGGATCCCAGTGGCCAGGATCCTGGGGGACCCAGAGGAAGAGTCCTGGAGCCCCTCTCTGACTAACCTGGAGAAAGTGGTCGTCACAGACGTGACCTCAAACTTTTTGACCGTCACCATTAAGGAGAGCAACACGGACCAAGGattctttaaggaaaaaagatGA
- the Cbx2 gene encoding chromobox protein homolog 2: MEELSSVGEQVFAAECILSKRLRKGKLEYLVKWRGWSSKHNSWEPEENILDPRLLLAFQKKEHEKEVQNRKRGKRPRGRPRKHTVTSSCSRRSKLKEPDAPSKSKSSSSSSSSTSSSSSSDEEEDDSDLDSKRGPRGRETHPVPQKKAQILVAKPELKDPIRKKRGRKPLPPEQKAARRPVSLAKVLKTTRKDLGTSAAKLPPPLSAPVAGLAALKAHTKEACGGPSTMATPENLASLMKGMAGSPSRGGIWQSSIVHYMNRMSQSQVQAASRLALKAQATNKCGLGLDLKVRTQKGGELGGSTAGGKVPKASGGGAAEQQRGSHLGSPDAQLAPTQELSLQVLDLQSVKNGGPGVGLLARHAPAKAIPATNPATGKGPGSGPTGVNMTNAPTDTNKGEKLTCKATALPAPSVKRDTVKSVAASGGQEGHTAPGEGRKPPALSELSTGEENSSSDSDPDSTSLPSAAQNLSVAIQTSQDWKPTRSLIEHVFVTDVTANLITVTVKESPTSVGFFNLRHY; encoded by the exons ATGGAGGAGCTGAGCAGCGTGGGCGAGCAGGTCTTCGCCGCCGAGTGCATCCTGAGCAAGCGGCTCCGCAAG GGCAAGCTGGAGTACCTGGTCAAGTGGCGCGGCTGGTCCTCCAA acacaacagctgggagccagaagagaacattttgGACCCGAGGCTGCTCCTAGCCTTCCAGAAGAA GGAACATGAGAAGGAGGTACAGAACCGGAAGAGAGGCAAGAGGCCCAGGGGCAGGCCAAGGAAGCACACAGTCACCTCCTCCTGCAGCCGGCGCTCCAAGCTCAAG GAACCAGATGCGCCGTCTAAATCCAAATCCAGCAGTtcgtcctcttcctccacatcttcctcctcttcctcggaCGAAGAGGAAGACGACAGCGACCTAGACTCCAAGAGGGGCCCCCGGGGCCGTGAAACCCACCCGGTGCCTCAGAAAAAAGCCCAGATCCTGGTAGCCAAGCCAGAGCTGAAGGATCCCATTCGAAAGAAACGGGGTCGCAAGCCTCTACCCCCAGAACAGAAGGCAGCTCGGAGACCTGTCAGCCTGGCCAAGGTGCTAAAGACCACCAGGAAGGATCTGGGGACCTCAGCCGCCAAGCTGCCCCCTCCACTCAGCGCTCCAGTGGCAGGCCTGGCTGCCCTGAAGGCCCACACCAAAGAGGCCTGTGGTGGCCCCAGCACTATGGCGACCCCAGAGAACCTGGCCAGTCTGATGAAAGGCATGGCCGGGAGCCCCAGCAGAGGCGGCATCTGGCAGAGCTCCATCGTACACTACATGAACCGCATGAGCCAGAGTCAGGTTCAGGCTGCCAGCCGACTGGCACTCAAGGCCCAGGCCACCAACAAGTGCGGTCTCGGGCTAGACCTGAAAGTGAGGACGCAGAAGGGTGGGGAGCTAGGGGGAAGCACCGCAGGAGGCAAGGTCCCGAAGGCCTCCGGCGGCGGAGCTGCAGAGCAGCAGAGAGGGAGCCATTTGGGGAGCCCAGATGCGCAGCTGGCACCCACTCAGGAGTTGAGCCTTCAGGTCCTTGACTTGCAAAGCGTCAAGAATGGTGGGCCTGGTGTGGGCCTGCTCGCTCGCCATGCCCCAGCCAAGGCTATTCCTGCTACCAACCCAGCCACAGGAAAAGGTCCTGGGAGCGGCCCCACAGGAGTAAACATGACCAACGCTCCCACAGACACCAACAAAGGGGAAAAGCTGACTTGCAAGGCAACGGCTCTGCCTGCCCCTTCCGTCAAGCGGGACACCGTTAAAAGCGTCGCTGCTTCCGGTGGGCAGGAGGGCCACACAGCCCCGGGAGAAGGCCGAAAGCCACCTGCGCTGTCTGAGCTGAGCACGGGAGAGGAGAATAGTAGCTCTGACTCAGACCCTGACTCAACCTCGCTTCCCAGTGCTGCGCAGAACCTGTCCGTAGCTatccagaccagccaggactggAAACCTACCCGCAGTCTCATCGAGCACGTCTTTGTCACGGATGTCACAGCCAACCTCATCACTGTCACCGTGAAGGAGTCGCCCACCAGCGTGGGCTTCTTCAACTTGAGGCATTATTGA